The Leptidea sinapis chromosome 15, ilLepSina1.1, whole genome shotgun sequence genome window below encodes:
- the LOC126968220 gene encoding traB domain-containing protein-like isoform X1, which translates to MRYPPCNLVKNLLKCTNLSAPLKNGLRHVNDAGPLTYRSASNTSELKLPTSASFIQNDSKGTVVLLGTVHFSKKSIEDVTEIVNGLTPNAILIELCRQRVSLLELDDKKFLEDAKKFDAKKVRQAVKGQNFVSGMLHAMLLKTYADIAKELGVAPGGEFRRAYHEMKKIPGCKLFLGDRPINITIARAFQSLSVIELGQVLYHLSHAKPKPLDKNQLEKYKNKDYIQAQFDEITREVPAFKKIFNVFVDERDKCLAYSLQECVRAVPNPRVLAVVGMGHVEGILKYYGKMKQEDIVPLLLLPKPPWYNVLLRLGLKFTFYFLVFSFFYRLFIE; encoded by the exons ATGAGATATCCGCCATGTAATTTGGTAAAAAATTTGTTGAAATGCACAAATCTCAGCGCACCACTTAAAAATGGGCTTCGGCATGTAAATG ATGCAGGGCCACTCACATATAGGAGTGCGTCCAATACTTCGGAGTTAAAGTTGCCCACATCGGCGTCATTTATACAGAATGATAGTAAAGGCACCGTCGTTCTACTTGGCACAGTACATTTTAGCAAAAAATCTATTGAAGATGTAACAGAA ATAGTTAACGGCTTAACGCCAAATGCAATTCTAATAGAGCTATGTCGTCAAAGAGTATCTCTCTTGGAACTAGATGACAAAAAGTTCTTAGAAGATGCCAAAAAGTTTGACGCAAAAAAAGTAAG GCAAGCTGTTAAAGGACAGAATTTTGTGTCTGGTATGTTACATGCAATGTTACTCAAGACCTACGCAGATATAGCAAAAGAATTGGGGGTTGCACCAGGGGGAGAGTTCAGGAGGGCTTATCATGAG ATGAAGAAAATACCAGGCTGCAAGTTGTTCCTTGGCGACAGGCCGATAAATATAACAATTGCACGGGCTTTTCAATCACTTAGCGTCATAGAATTAGGTCAAGTACTGTATCATTTGTCTCATGCGAAACCAAAACCCCTAGA TAAAAATCAGttagaaaagtataaaaataaagattatatACAAGCCCAATTCGATGAAATCACAAGAGAAGTACCggctttcaaaaaaatatttaacgttTTCGTGGACGAACGTGACAAATGTTTGGCCTATTCCTTACAGGAGTGTGTTCGCGCAG TTCCAAACCCACGAGTATTGGCTGTAGTCGGCATGGGTCATGTTGAAGGCATTTTAAAGTATTACGGGAAAATGAAGCAAGAAGATATAGTGCCATTACTTTT GTTGCCAAAGCCTCCTTGGTATAACGTTTTATTACGATTGGGTTTGAAATTCACATTTTATTTCCtagtattttctttcttttataggttatttattgaataa
- the LOC126968220 gene encoding traB domain-containing protein-like isoform X2, giving the protein MRYPPCNLVKNLLKCTNLSAPLKNGLRHVNDAGPLTYRSASNTSELKLPTSASFIQNDSKGTVVLLGTVHFSKKSIEDVTEIVNGLTPNAILIELCRQRVSLLELDDKKFLEDAKKFDAKKVRQAVKGQNFVSGMLHAMLLKTYADIAKELGVAPGGEFRRAYHEMKKIPGCKLFLGDRPINITIARAFQSLSVIELGQVLYHLSHAKPKPLDKNQLEKYKNKDYIQAQFDEITREVPAFKKIFNVFVDERDKCLAYSLQECVRAVPNPRVLAVVGMGHVEGILKYYGKMKQEDIVPLLFG; this is encoded by the exons ATGAGATATCCGCCATGTAATTTGGTAAAAAATTTGTTGAAATGCACAAATCTCAGCGCACCACTTAAAAATGGGCTTCGGCATGTAAATG ATGCAGGGCCACTCACATATAGGAGTGCGTCCAATACTTCGGAGTTAAAGTTGCCCACATCGGCGTCATTTATACAGAATGATAGTAAAGGCACCGTCGTTCTACTTGGCACAGTACATTTTAGCAAAAAATCTATTGAAGATGTAACAGAA ATAGTTAACGGCTTAACGCCAAATGCAATTCTAATAGAGCTATGTCGTCAAAGAGTATCTCTCTTGGAACTAGATGACAAAAAGTTCTTAGAAGATGCCAAAAAGTTTGACGCAAAAAAAGTAAG GCAAGCTGTTAAAGGACAGAATTTTGTGTCTGGTATGTTACATGCAATGTTACTCAAGACCTACGCAGATATAGCAAAAGAATTGGGGGTTGCACCAGGGGGAGAGTTCAGGAGGGCTTATCATGAG ATGAAGAAAATACCAGGCTGCAAGTTGTTCCTTGGCGACAGGCCGATAAATATAACAATTGCACGGGCTTTTCAATCACTTAGCGTCATAGAATTAGGTCAAGTACTGTATCATTTGTCTCATGCGAAACCAAAACCCCTAGA TAAAAATCAGttagaaaagtataaaaataaagattatatACAAGCCCAATTCGATGAAATCACAAGAGAAGTACCggctttcaaaaaaatatttaacgttTTCGTGGACGAACGTGACAAATGTTTGGCCTATTCCTTACAGGAGTGTGTTCGCGCAG TTCCAAACCCACGAGTATTGGCTGTAGTCGGCATGGGTCATGTTGAAGGCATTTTAAAGTATTACGGGAAAATGAAGCAAGAAGATATAGTGCCATTACTTTT TGGCTAA